gaatcatagaatatcagggttggaagggacctcaggagatcatctagtccaaccccctgctcaaagcaggaccaattcccaactaaatcatcccagccagtagAAGAAAAGAAGGGGGGAGCCaacaggagcagggagggagatgagagAAGAAGTGCGGGGGCTTCCCAGTCCCAGAAGTTAACAATAACTCTTCAAGTCTAAGGAGAAAGGCTGTTCAACTCTTCTCCCTCTTAGACAGGACTGCTCTCATCCCCTAGTGCAGCTCCTTCCTCCAATTGCCCCACCTGCCACAGGCCCCATGCCCCAACTTCATCTCCCCACTGAAGCAAGCTGTGAGGCCCCCCTTCTTAGGCACTGCCTGGTAACCAAACCATTTTGTGGTGTATTGAACCAGGAACTGAACACACTGACTGCCACTGAACTCGAATCAAACCCCAGTTCCACTCCTTGCGGCTCGCAGTGACTCtggttggtctctaaggtgccacaagtactcctgttcttcttttttggtTGGACACCGAATCCTGCGCAGAAATCAGACCAGCCCCTGTTCAGTGCTGTCAACCAGTATTCCCTCCAGCTccgcccccggccagcccccATTCAACCTCTTGCCCCAGCGATGGACGCAGCCCGGAGGATTAGCAGGGGGCCTGCGTCAGCAGCAGGGGTCAaccccgcactcaccagcagcagcgggaagcaaagcaacccggccccagccggctcccctccaccagctcccagccacatcGCTCCGCTTCCCATTGCCAGTGAGTGCGGGGgacagcccttccccctcccccaaatgacatggctggggccagggccagggaagtggagtgggctggggccgggtcgctccacttcccgctACTGGTGAGTGCAGGGGGCGGTCCTCACCCCCCCCCGACCTGAGCAacatggctggggtggggggagtggagcaggcttGAGCCGGGTCattccacttcctgctgccggcatGGGTCTCCCTGCTAATCCCCCGAgccgctctgggtctctggggccccccaaagtggccccccacatctcctgcctccccagccccacaggcctTGAGTGCAGCCCAGACCCTCCGCCGGGGGGCTGGGCAGGTGCTCAGGCTGCGTTGGGCACCATAATTGGTAGGGATGGCCATGTCCATATTATTCCAGTAATCTATGGAAGGTCTATAATATTTTCTCACCTGTTCTCTTCCCTCCATCTCACCCCATTTCACTTTTCCCTTCTCCGTgacatcccccctccccacctctcccgTCCTCCTCCTCTTATCTCATTTTGGGCATGTGAAGAGCTGATCCAGATAGCAAGGGGATGGTCTGTCAACAAGACACAGATAGCCATGGCCTCAGCAACTCCCCTAGGGAAAGTGTTAGAAGAAGCCACTTGCTCCATCTGCCTGGAGTATCTGACAGAGCCGGTGACCATAGACTGTGGGCACAACttctgccgagcctgcatcaCCCAGTACAGTGAGCAAAGGGAGCCTGAATCAGGCACAAAGGTCCCCTGTCCCCAGTGCCGAGCTCCCTTCCAGAAACAGAAACTCCGGCCCAACACACAGCTGACTGATATTGTAGAGAACATCAAAAAACTGAGATTACAGCCAGGGAAAGCGCAGAAGAAAAGTCTGTGTGAGAGACACCAGGAGAAGCTCCAACTCTTCTGTGAGGAGGACAGAGAAGCCATCTGTTTGGTTTGCAGAGAGTCCCGGGCTCACCGAGCTCATGCTGTGCTCCCCATACAGGAGGCTGCCCTGGATTACAAGGTAGGAATCACTGCTGCTCTTGTGGATGGAACCCCATAAAGGCCCCATTAAATttctccccagagccagctggtGGGGTCTGAGTGGAAACTCACATGGCTTAAGGGAGGTGGATCCAGGGATCCAGGCATGACCAGGTTGGGTAGTGAAGGATCCAGCTGCCAGCTGGGCAGAGAAGAGTGTAGCCAGCCACCTTTGTCTATCTCCCAGGCAGCCTGTCTAGTGGGAGGTGACCATAGCTACCTGGGCACCTGCGTGGAGGATATCAGGGCTTCTGCCCTTCCCACTTCAGTGTGCAGGTGAGGCCCAAGAGGTTGGCTCAGACTTTTAGGTTGGGACTTGTTTGCCCCTTTGCAGTATCAGGAAGGAGGCACCTTGGATTCTCCATTTCACAGGTGTTTCCTGTGGATgcccaggcacagcccactgtGGCTTTACGCAGCACaggtggagtgtgtgtgttgtAGGTCTCTGTGAAAAGGGTTCTTTGAGGAGgggccaggggtgaaagtaatttacaggACTTACAGGTACTGCCGTAGTcctgagggggcgtggcctcacccggaagaggcgtggcctcacccagaagaggcggggcctctcgatatttaaaggccctggggcaccggctatggctgggagccccagggcctttaaatcaacccagggctcccagctgcagaggtggctgggagcccccggggctcaggggcaaattaaagggcccagggctccggccaccgcagagctccgggccctttaaatccccaccacagctccggctgccaggctggggccaggatttaaagggctcagggcttccaccgctgcggggagccccgagccctttaaatcccggccccagcccagccgccggAGCTGCGGGTGGGattcaaagggctctgggctccccgcagtggcggggagctctgagccctttaaatccccatcGCGGAAGCCGGTgtggtccggcacggcgtactggttCTTGCCAGTACACCATACcgtaccgtaccggcttactttcacctctgggaggGGCCCAAAGGAAGGGACATGGAGCTTTTGGGAGCAGGCGAGGGATGGGGATTCAGTGTGGGAAGTGGGGAGCTGCCTTGAAATGAGTGACATCCCCCAAACAAGGGACACCTGAGAAatgaggcagggagaaggggcataGAGAAGGGGCCAGATCCTAGGCCCCAGATGTCTCCTTCGTGTTGCTCCACAAACACAAAGATCCACCCCCTCTCAAGTCCTTTCCTGCCCTGGTGAGTGCTAGGAgcttctgggctggggctgggctcggGGTCCAGAAACTTCAGCTAAACTCCTACATTCCTGAGACAGCTCTGAGtgtggcagctgagtggggaaGAGTCTCTCCCAGGATCAGCATCTCAGCCAGATAATGGCCCAGGCCCTGCAGTGCTGACTCTGTTGTCTCTGCCCAGGGCTTTGTTAGTGAAATGTGAATGTCACACAGGGCAGGACTGAGGTCACCCAGGGCCCAGGCTCCACACGCTGGCACCAGGCCCAGCTGTGACCCTGCCCCATTAGCGGGGGCTGTGGAAGGGGCCACCCACCCAAGGGCTGTCTGCTGGGGGTGGGACCTGCAAACCTCTTTGGACAGACAGGTTGAATGGCTGGGGGCTCCCTCCCAATGGGAAGACAAGGGTCAGAGgatcccttctccccacaggaCCAACAGCAgagattccttcccccccccctgaaaagagagagagagagagagagagagagagaaagacaggaaAAGGGTCAGAGTTCCCCCCACTCCATCAGCCAGGATCTCTCTGATGGGAAACGGGGAAGGACATCTGAGCTGCTTCTCTCCTGccacacacagagccccctgctaGGTGCGGGGATTTGCAGGGCCCCCAGATCAATGAGGCTTTGCGTCAATTCCCCACACAGATGAATGGGGCAGTCCCCTCTCAGGGTGCTtggttcaggctctctgcagactcaggcaggtatCGCTGAATCTGTCACACTCGGGGCACGTTTTCAATATTTCTTTGCAATGCTGAGGATTTGAAATATCCTGTTTTTAATGGAAACCAAGAGcctgatgtaatcacatgactccaggagctacgGCCTAGACATGGGCCTATAGGACTTCTGCTTCATCCAGCCCTGCCTTCTGCAGTCTCCACTCATTGGATATGCAGATTAATGGCTGTTTATCACACATGATGCTCCTGCAGGTGAAACTCCGGGGAGCCCTGGGTCCTCTGAGGAAGCAGTTAGAGGAGTGCCTGGCATTGGCGTCCAAAGAGGAGAAGAAAACCACAGAGTGGCAGGTGGGTGTCTGGGTTTATCCTTCCCAGAGCCTTTCCCCCTGCAGCATTCCCAGGAATGCAGGGCTGTAGAGCTGCAGTTCTGACTGTTTGCCCTGGGATGGTGCCATAGTGCCAGGAACAGGAAACATCTCTGGTGGGGATCCCAGTGCAGCAGCCCTGGGCAGAAGGGCAGTTCCTGGTGTGTGGGCAGTGGCACAGACTCACCCCAGGGCTctctggaggcaggagggagatgGGTCACATTTACAGCAGTGGGTACAGGGTTCACATGTGATCCCATTGCCCCATCGCACCCATCTGAAGCCAAttggagttggcagcaacaaggatCAGGTTCAATATGTAGAGGTTCCTCTTAagaatacaaaacagaactgtaTTGACACCCCttcccagtaatctgggaaaattaaacaCCACCCCCAGGCGCTCCTTGAAGGCAAACCTTCCCatctcacaagcactgagtctgggTATGGCAAAGAAAACCTTTAATAAAAAAAGCAGAGGAATCCAATGTTaatttggaaaaacaccacaactacaATTCAAAAGCATGTGACAAAGAGCAAAATACCCATCCCAGAGtgcattgggcagtgtcctttgcctcagtttctcaccttgTGGTGTGAAAGTCTGACAAACAAACCTTCCTTTAACACATCACTGGCCCTCCCTCCattgcaccccactcacagctgctgtctttggtcagtgaagacccagagttcagaggtgagcaggggtgaaagtaacttaaaggacttacccatacgctggagtcctgagtggggcgtggcctcaactggaagaggtgtgGTCTcaacaggaagaggtggggcctttcaaAATGTAAAGACCCTGGGGcgccagctgtggctgggagccccaaggcctttaaatcacccaAGACCTACCAGCTATAgaggcggggatttaaagggcccgtaGCTCCAGCCACTCTGGCCCTGACtgccgagccctgctgccagagctccagcggcactttaaagggcccagggctccccacagtccCGGGGCTCCGGTAGCCGGGCtccggcagggatttaaaggaccAGGGGCTCCGGCCACtacagggagccccgggccctttaaagcaccacctgagcccccctgccggagctccagcggcactttaaagggcccagggctccctgaagcagccagagcccctggccctttaaatcaccaccagaacCCTGCCACCccggggtagcggtggcagggctcccacagtgatttaaagggcccggagctctgcaCCAGACACCAGTAGGTTTCATTTGCACATATTTGCATTAATTTCCATACACATATTGCCCATTTATTCCACTCACACTCACTTCTGCATTGGTTCCATACATCCAACCTGCACTCATTCCACACTCACTGTCACTGCACCCTGACCTCTGCACCTACCTATAGTTACTGCACACACTGCGCCCAGACACAGCCCACACTGCACACACCCCAATTCATCCTGCACACACCCACCGACttttgtaaacacacacacacacgatcagGCCTGTCTAGAAAAATTCGGGGCCCAGGTACAGCATGTTTGCTGGGGCCACACACCTTCTATTTCACCCCCATTTCATCCTAGTTACCGGCAGTTTGGGAGCCTGCCTGAGCTGGGGCCAAGGTACAATTGTGGCACCTTCTCTCCCCCATCAGCCCTGCACACACTCCTCATGCACCCAGCCATGCACCTATAGCTGCCAGCTCTGTGGGTTTGCAGATCTTCTAACGGGTGGGCAGGGAACATCTGTAGTTTGTAGGAAAATCCCATCTGATTGGCTGCCTAATAGTGAAGGGCAGCCAATCAAAGCTATAACATGTACTGATTGACAGCCTGCTCCCTCAGCCTGTGTAGCAGATAGAGCTCCTGCTTCTTAGCTGTGTAAAGGCCTGTCCCATTTGGTGCCTCCCATTACCCATGCACGACTGCCACCATGTGCCACCCACTCCATGTGCTGCTCCCTACCCCATCCATGTACCACTGCCTACATTTTCTGAACCCATCCCCCCACACATGTACCACAGCCTCCATGTGCTGGCCCCTATGTCCCCCACCCCATACCACTGACTCTGTGTGCTAGTCAATCCCCTCCACTGGTCTGGCTCCACACTGAACTCCCAGGTACAAGCTGCCCCTTACCACAGGGGTCTTCTGGGAGGTTACTGGTTTAAGGGAGTGGGCAAATGCTCCCACCCCAGGTTCAGTGGTCAGGTGGTCACCAAGAGACTGCCCCTGCCTGCCTTCAATCTGTTGAGAGCACCACAATCTTCAGGAGAGGGACACAGTCCTCTCATCCTGCCCCTCAGACCCCCCACAGagaaggggagggatgggggtggtgaTACAGGGGCAGTAGTTGGGGTGTAACCAGGTTGTTTTCTCAGGCTCAGAAGGACATTTCTCAGTTCCTTCCCATTATCCATTACTGAAAATATTCATGCAGTTTGTGATCCCTGCCGCCCATGACTAGCAGCCCTGCTCCCTGATCCATGAAGCACACTCAGCACCACGTGTGCCCATCTCTGGTCCTGGGGTTTGTTCCTTCTCCATTTTTTACTAAAGGACAATGTGGAGAATCAGAGAAGGTCAATCACACGTGAATTTAAGAAACTGCACCAGTTTCTGAGTGAGGAGGAGCAGCTGCTTCTGCGGAGATTGGCAGCGGAGGAGAGGGAGATTCTGCAGAGACTGCAGGACAATATAACAAAACTCTCAGAGCAGAGCTCTGCTCTGATCAATCTCATCACGGAGATGGAGGAGAAGTGTCAGCAACCAGCTGTGGAGCTGCTGAAGGTGAGACTGTTAACaacctccccatcccttcccgcAGCATTCAATTCTCTTGTCAGTGACTAGATCCCAGGAATTAGTGACAAATCCTATTTCCAGTGCCTGGTCTGACAGTTTACCAACACGAACAGAAGCCCAGGTATGAGGCCCTATTAGCGCCGACACATGCAGTCTGTGTTACAGGGAAATGCAGACACAGCAGGGCCTTTGCCTGTCTAATGGGTGGAACAGAAGGAGCAAGAGACTGACATGGTTCCTGCTTTGACTGCTGAAACCTGGCCCCATGTAGGTGTTGAGTAGGGACTCTGACCCATGGGGTAATGAGAGGGGGCCCAGAGGGGGAACCACGAGCCAAAGTGAACTCTCAAATTAATGAAATGAAAGGACTGAGACTCTCATCACTGACCATTGATGCTGGAGGCCTCCATCTCTGGGTGCCAGCCTGAGACACCTGGGGCCTGATATtgggaagtgctgagcacccacacaccagctgaagccagggctggctccaggcaccagctaaggaagcaggtgcttggggcagcgaaTACAAAGGGGTGGCAGTCTGTCTgctattggggcggcacatccgggtcttcagtgggaatttggcggcaagtccctctcttcctctttgagctgccgctgaagtgccgctgaagaggaagagagggagcggaGGACTCGCTGCCAAACTGCTGCCAAAGAATGGAGTGGCGCGATCGAGCTGCCAACAAAGTTCCGCCGatcgccctttttttttttttcttttccccccgccacttggggcagcagaaaacctggagccagccctggctgaagcaatgggaactgcagctgctcagaGTGAGGATCTGTGCACTGTCTCCCCTTAGATCTGCAGCAGGAAGCCGGACAGAGGAGTGTTAGGGATGACCCTGTTTTCTTTATTCTAACAACGCTCCTTGTTCAGAGCATTGCGTTCTCCCAGTCTGTGCCATTGTCCCATGACACTCAGCTCCTCTGGAGAGTCAGAGCCAGGGAGATGGGGCATCTGAAATCAGTGATCACTGTTGAATGTCCTGCACAGAAGGGGCTGGCCCTGATTTGTTAAATGTTGTGGATTAAATCTGATAGAGAATGGAAAGTCACTCAGTATTTTTGCACGTGGTGTTAACTCAGCTCCCTGTCTCTCTGTTTCCTCTCAGGATATGAAAAGCACATTGATCAGGTCTGTTCCCATTTCGATTTCTCCTTCTATTCACTTGAGTGATGTGGGTTCAGAGCAGCCGAGTGATGAGACGTTGTCTTCACAGGAGTGAGAATGTGACACTCCAACAACCAGGAGTTGTgtctcctgccctgaagaatgTGTATAAAGTCTGCCTTGACATGAGGGAAATGCTGGAGAGATTCACTGGTGAGTGAGACCTACTGGGATGGGTTTCCTTTACATGTGGTTTGGGAGGAGAATTGATTAGTGTTGTGCAAGGGGACAAATGGAGAGGACCACATTGTAACTGGCAGCCTGGCATGGCAGCAGCACTGAAGCCAAGGCCAGCCGAGCTCTctgagctggaggaggagcaggaggtctccctgctctgctctgacccGCTGCTAGGCTGTTAGGTCCCCCTTAACTGAAAGTTCTCTCTCCTTGCCGGaaacagcccctcctctcccttcccctccccttcccactgcCTCATTAGCAACAGCCCCAGTTCCCCTCAATAACCAGTTACACCTCCCATCATCCCCTACTGcccatccccccactgccctgccccctgccaagTGAGCTCAGCCCAGACACCTTGGCtatgccctgggggaggggctgggccgggTGATGGGAGGAGCTGGCTGTGGGCTTTTCCTGGCTGGAAGGTGGCGCCTGTGGAGCCAGCCGGCATGGAGACTCCCAGCTgcgccccctggggcagggctgcccgGCCCGTGTGTGTGGGGATGACGCCGACCTGTTCCCAACACTCAAAAtgcactggttaagataaaacataaaGCAGGTTTataaactacagaaagatagattttaagtcatTATAAGtggtagcaaacagatcaaaataGATTGCCTAGCAAATTAacaaaaacacattctaagcctaatatactaggttagggttgccaactgtctaatcgcacaaGCCCCAACACCCGGACTCCACTCTCTGCCCCGCCCCTACCCCAAGGTCCTGCCCCCCCCACTcgctccagcccccctccctctgttgctctctctcccccaccctcattcactttcaccaggctgaggcagagggttggggtgcaggatggggtgcagcctctgggctgggggttggaaccGAGGGGTTGGGAGTGTGGGAGGAGACTCCGAGCTGAGCCTGAGGtagggggttggagcatgggagagggtttggggtgtgggctccaggagggagtttgggtgtgggagggggctcagggctggggcagggggttgatgtgcaggagggggttcgggtGCGGACtccaggaaggagtttgggtgcaggagggggctcatggctggggcagggtgttggtgTGTTggtgggggttcagggtgtgggctctgggagggagtttgggtatgggaggggattctgacctggggcagaggggttagggtgcgggctctgggaggaattGCTTACTCCTTCCCTTGCCAGCCCCCACTATGTGCCCGTGGCATCCACCACTACCATCCTCCTCTTAATGGCTGCCAATTCTCTCACTCACTTGTTGCCCCCTGGGGTCTGCCCCTTCTCTCCCACATCTCCCTCTTGGTGCCCACCCCTGCCCACTCTCCCCCATGTCCCTCTGGTGCATGCCTCACCCCCTTTGTCCTCTGGTCATCTGTTCCCCTTCCCAGGTGCCCCTCTAGTCCCCTGGCGCATGCCCCTCTGTTCACCCCTtgtgtccccccctcccctctctccccctaggcatcagccccatcccctcacccacccactatcCCCTAGTGTctgcccctcctctttccccttaGCCACCTGGCACCAGTTCCTCCCATCACCCCACTCTGTCCCCTTGATACCTGCCCCTCTCCTCATCCTGCTTTGCCCTCCAGTGACCAACCATGCCCTAGCCACCCCCTATGCCCTGGGCTCCTGCCTCACTCTGTCCCTCTGGTGCTTGCCCATTCCCTTCCCCCTCATGTTCCTGGCACCTACTTCACTCCTCATTCCCCACCCCTTGGCACCTGTCTCTCTCCTtgactcccctctgcccccctggagcCCACCTCTCTCCTCATTTCCCCTGCCTGTTAGAGCCCCCCACCATTCCTTCACACACctctgccccctagtgcccaccCCTTCCCTTGCTTCCCTGTGACTCTAGGGACTATCCCCTTCTTCTCCCTGGTGCCCACtcttcccctcactccccacagccccctggaACCTGCCCTTCCTTTCACCCCCTCCTCTGTCCTCctggtgcccactccttttcttgcCCCCCAATGCCCTTGTGCCtgcccccctttctcccctctgctcctcccattGGCCCTTTCTTCTCCCAGCATCAGCCTGACCCCTCCCCTCTCACTCCTCCACTGACAACTTCCCACCCTCACCCTTGTCCCTCCTGTCATTCCCCTCAAGTACTCTCATGGGCAGACAGAGCCCTCATGACCCTTAATGGGCAACAACCCCTAGGCACAGCGATTAATGGGGACACAGATTAatttccctttgatttcagtgaccagcccctgcccccaccactgaCTCTATGACTCTCTCCCCAGTGGATGTGattctggatccagacacagctcatccCAACCTTGTCCTGTCTGAAGATCGAAAACGTGTGAGACACGGAGACACACGACAGGATCTACCAGACAATCCTGAGCGATTTGATTGTTGTCACTGTGTTCTGGGTGCTGAGGGGTTCACGGGTGGGAGGCGTTACTGGGAGGTGGAAGTGGGAGACATGACTGATTGGATGCTGGGGGTTTGTAGAGAATCTGTGAGCAGGAAGGGGTGGGTCATACTCACAACTGAGAATGGATACTGGGCCATGTGGCTGTGGGATGGGGAATACAAGGTCCTCACCTCCCCCCGAACTTCCCTCCCTATGAGTGTCAGGCCCAGACGAGTGGGGATTTTCCTCGACTATGAGGCGGGTGAGGTCTCATTTTACAATGTGACTGACAGGTCCcatctcttcactttcactggCACCTTCTCTGGGAAGCTGCACCCTTATTTCTGTCCTGGTCTCAATGCTGGGGGTAAAAATGCGGCTCCCCTGATAATCTGCCCAGTCCTAGCTCACACCGTAGGGAATctctgtccctgacagtgacacccagggcagagactgtccccTCCCAGTGCTGACCAGCCTCTGGGGCTGTTCCCATGAAATATGTAATGACCTTGCGGTTCTTTAAAACACAAACCAATGAATGAGGCAGGAATAAAACTTTTAATAATATAAACCAGCGAGCGCCTGTGGTGAGCTGCTGTGCCCAGCTACCCTGTGTTCTCCATTGtcatggaaaaagtcacc
The window above is part of the Chrysemys picta bellii isolate R12L10 chromosome 12, ASM1138683v2, whole genome shotgun sequence genome. Proteins encoded here:
- the LOC101937612 gene encoding E3 ubiquitin-protein ligase TRIM39-like; protein product: MASATPLGKVLEEATCSICLEYLTEPVTIDCGHNFCRACITQYSEQREPESGTKVPCPQCRAPFQKQKLRPNTQLTDIVENIKKLRLQPGKAQKKSLCERHQEKLQLFCEEDREAICLVCRESRAHRAHAVLPIQEAALDYKVKLRGALGPLRKQLEECLALASKEEKKTTEWQDNVENQRRSITREFKKLHQFLSEEEQLLLRRLAAEEREILQRLQDNITKLSEQSSALINLITEMEEKCQQPAVELLKDMKSTLIRSENVTLQQPGVVSPALKNVYKVCLDMREMLERFTVDVILDPDTAHPNLVLSEDRKRVRHGDTRQDLPDNPERFDCCHCVLGAEGFTGGRRYWEVEVGDMTDWMLGVCRESVSRKGWVILTTENGYWAMWLWDGEYKVLTSPRTSLPMSVRPRRVGIFLDYEAGEVSFYNVTDRSHLFTFTGTFSGKLHPYFCPGLNAGGKNAAPLIICPVLAHTVGNLCP